A genome region from Erigeron canadensis isolate Cc75 chromosome 3, C_canadensis_v1, whole genome shotgun sequence includes the following:
- the LOC122591318 gene encoding pleiotropic drug resistance protein 3-like isoform X1, giving the protein MAQLVGSEEIESFRNELSEIGRSLRSSFRRRTSSLHANLDVNCANNDQDHETDKNLLLEWAAIDRLPTFERLISSLFDEENGDGVILGKKVVDVTKLLPPERHMFIEKLIKHIENDNLQLLQKLRKRTDKVGVKLPSVEVRYNNLRVEAECEVVHGKPLPTLWKSLQSFLLGIVMVPGLKSKRAKITIINDVTGVIKPGRMTLLLGPPGCGKTTLLKALSGNLSKSLKISGEISYNGYKLEEFVPQKTSAYISQNDLHIPEMTVRETLDFSARCQGTGSRAEIMMEVNRREKEGRIIPDPDIDIFMKAISVEGQKTTLQTNYILKILGLDICADTMFGDAMRRGISGGQKKRLTTGEMIVGPTKALFMDEISNGLDSSTTYQIISCLQQLAHITDASVLISLLQPAPEAFDLFDDIMLMAEGMIVYHGPRSNVLEYFEVLGFKCPERKGIADFLQEIVSKKDQATYWCRNKEAYSYVSVDTLSMKYKESNLGKQVNDKISEPFIRTQSHENAISFNVYSLSKWALFKACMSREILLMKRNSFLYIFKTIQLIIMAVITMTVFLRTRLKVDITDANYYLGSLFYALIILVAEGFPESAMTLARLPIFYKQRDMYFYPAWAYAIPASILKIPLSILEAAIWTGLTYYVIGYSPEPGRFFRQLMIFFATHFTSISLFRLLASVFQTVVASTTAASISILFLLLFGGFIIPHSSMPGWLKWGFWVCPLSYAEIGLAVNEFLSPRWNKMTATNTTIGIQTLKSRGLDFEGYYYWISLGAILGFALLFNIGFILALSYFKAPSMHAIISKEKLSEVHKSERSKHDTQKHKSSNNIVQEPYKGKLVLPFEPLTITFQDLQYHVEPPPEMQGHGFTGKRLQLLRDITGAFRPGVLTALMGVSGAGKTTLLDVLSGRKTSGIIEGEIKIGGYSKVQDTFARISGYCEQTDVHSPQITVEESVVFSAWLRLHPEIDSKTKYKFIEEILETVELYSIKDSLVGIPGVSGLSTEQRKRLTIAVEVVANPSIIFMDEPTTGLDARSAAIVMRAAKNIVETGRTIVCTIHQPSIDIFEAFDELILLKNGGSMIYCGPLGQNSCKVIEYFERISGVPKIKDNYNPATWMLEVTSPSVEAQLGIDFGQIYATSTLYQSNKNLVYTLSRPPPGSKELYFLTRFPQNGWGQFKACLWKQHLSYWRSPSYNLMRSMHMVFASFFFGLLFWDQGRKIDNQQSLFTVLGSMYAAVLFCGTTNSSSVIPYVSMERTVLYRERFSGMYASLAYALAQVTIEVPYLFGQSLVFFCITYPMIGYDWSAYKVFCYFYAFLSTLMFFTYLGMLMVAMTPSFPVAAILQSAFYTILNLFGGFLIPEPKIPNWWKWLYYLAPTSWSLNAMLTSQFGNMKKEILVLGETKSVEAFLRDNFGYHYDQLPLALVLLALHPLILAFLFAYCISKLNFERR; this is encoded by the exons ATGGCTCAACTAGTTGGGTCAGAAGAAATCGAGTCATTTAGAAATGAATTGTCAGAAATAGGAAGAAGTTTAAGGTCATCATTTCGTCGTCGTACGTCTAGTTTGCATGCTAATTTGGATGTAAATTGTGCGAACAACGACCAAGATCATGAGACAGACAAGAATCTTCTTCTAGAGTGGGCTGCAATCGATAGATTACCAACCTTTGAACGTTTGATATCGTCTttatttgatgaagaaaatggaGATGGTGTTATATTAGGAAAGAAGGTGGTAGATGTCACAAAACTCCTTCCTCCTGAGAGGCACATGTTTATTGAGAAGCTCATCAAACACATTGAGAATGATAACCTTCAGTTGTTGCAGAAACTTAGAAAACGAACAGATAA AGTTGGTGTGAAATTGCCCTCTGTGGAGGTGAGATATAATAATCTTCGTGTAGAAGCTGAGTGTGAAGTCGTTCATGGAAAGCCCCTCCCAACTCTCTGGAAATCTTTGCAAAGTTTTCTTTTG GGGATTGTCATGGTACCTGGTTTGAAGTCTAAACGCGCTAAGATAACCATTATAAACGATGTCACTGGTGTCATTAAACCAGGAAG GATGACTCTGCTTCTTGGTCCTCCGGGGTGTGGAAAGACCACATTGTTGAAAGCACTTTCTGGGAACCTTAGCAAATCTCTTAAG aTTAGTGGTGAAATTTCATACAATGGATACAAACTAGAAGAATTTGTCCCTCAGAAAACTTCTGCATATATTAGCCAAAATGATTTGCATATCCCTGAAATGACAGTGAGGGAAACACTAGATTTCTCGGCCCGTTGTCAGGGTACTGGAAGCCGTGCAG AGATTATGATGGAGGTTAACAGGAGGGAGAAAGAAGGTAGGATCATTCCAGAtccagatatagatatatttatgaAG GCAATCTCCGTTGAAGGACAAAAGACTACTCTTCAGACAAACTACATCCTGAAG ATTCTAGGCCTTGATATATGTGCTGATACAATGTTTGGGGATGCCATGAGGAGAGGAATCTCCGGTGGTCAGAAGAAAAGATTGACTACAG GGGAGATGATTGTTGGTCCCACAAAAGCTTTATTTATGGATGAAATATCAAATGGCCTAGACAGCTCGACTACGTATCAGATAATTTCTTGCCTTCAGCAGTTGGCACATATAACAGATGCTTCTGTACTCATTTCACTTCTTCAGCCAGCACCAGAAGCATTTGATCTCTTTGATGACATTATGTTGATGGCCGAAGGGATGATCGTGTATCATGGGCCCCGTAGTAATGTTCTAGAGTATTTTGAGGTTCTTGGCTTTAAATGTCCCGAGAGAAAAGGCATAGCGGACTTCCTCCAAGAG ATTGTGTCAAAAAAAGATCAAGCAACTTACTGGTGCCGAAATAAAGAAGCATATAGTTATGTCTCGGTGGACACCTTATCAATGAAATATAAGGAATCGAATTTGGGGAAACAAGTAAATGACAAAATATCCGAACCCTTCATCAGAACACAAAGCCATGAGAATGCTATTTCTTTCAATGTGTATTCTCTTTCTAAATGGGCTCTTTTTAAAGCTTGCATGTCTAGGGAAATTCTCCTGATGAAAAGGAATTCTTTTCTATACATTTTCAAAACAATCCAG CTCATCATAATGGCAGTGATCACAATGACTGTATTTTTGCGAACTAGATTGAaggttgatatcactgatgcaaATTATTATCTTGGTTCACTCTTTTATGCACTCATAATTCTTGTAGCCGAAGGGTTCCCAGAGTCGGCTATGACACTTGCAAGACTTCCAATTTTCTACAAACAGAGGGATATGTACTTCTACCCTGCTTGGGCATATGCTATTCCTGCATCAATTCTTAAGATACCATTGTCAATCTTGGAAGCCGCTATTTGGACAGGCCTCACTTATTATGTTATTGGATATAGCCCTGAACCCGGAAG GTTTTTCCGCcaactaatgattttttttgCGACACACTTCACGTCAATATCTTTGTTCCGATTATTGGcatcagtctttcaaactgtggtTGCTTCTACAACTGCGGCAAGTATATCAATATTGTTTCTGTTGTTGTTTGGTGGCTTCATTATACCACACT CTTCAATGCCTGGTTGGTTAAAGTGGGGATTTTGGGTTTGTCCCCTTTCATATGCTGAAATAGGTCTTGCGGTTAATGAATTTCTTTCCCCCCGATGGAACAAG ATGACGGCTACAAATACGACGATAGGTATACAAACACTAAAAAGTCGCGGGTTAGACTTTGAAGGATACTATTACTGGATATCACTTGGTGCCATTCTTGGTTTTGCACTACTTTTCAACATAGGCTTCATATTGGCTTTAAGCTACTTTAAGG CTCCTAGTATGCATGCCATTATTTCAAAGGAAAAGCTATCCGAAGTACATAAAAGTGAAAGGTCTAAACACGACACTCAGAAGCATAAAAGTTCAAATAATATTGTCCAGGAACCTTACAAAG GAAAATTGGTGTTACCTTTTGAGCCGCTCACGATAACCTTTCAAGATCTACAGTACCATGTGGAGCCTCCACCG GAAATGCAAGGACATGGCTTCACTGGGAAAAGACTTCAGTTACTTCGTGATATCACAGGGGCATTTAGACCTGGTGTTCTTACAGCATTGATGGGTGTAAGTGGTGCTGGAAAAACGACGCTTCTTGATGTTCTTTCTGGAAGAAAAACCAGTGGCATTATTGAAGGAGAGATTAAAATCGGGGGGTATTCTAAAGTCCAAGATACCTTTGCTAGGATTTCAGGTTACTGTGAACAAACTGATGTACACTCTCCCCAGATTACAGTCGAAGAATCAGTCGTATTTTCTGCTTGGCTTCGCCTCCATCCTGAAAttgattcaaaaacaaaatac AAATTCATAGAAGAAATTCTGGAAACAGTTGAGCTATATTCCATAAAAGATTCCTTGGTTGGCATTCCGGGAGTTAGTGGTCTATCAACAGAACAACGTAAGCGGCTCACAATTGCTGTGGAAGTTGTTGCTAATCCCTCCATTATTTTCATGGATGAACCTACAACTGGACTGGATGCCAGATCAGCTGCCATTGTCATGCGGGCTGCAAAGAATATTGTTGAGACAGGAAGAACAATTGTTTGCACCATTCACCAACCAAGCATTGACATATTTGAGGCCTTTGATGAG TTAATCCTATTGAAAAATGGCGGAAGCATGATCTATTGTGGGCCACTAGGTCAGAACTCATGTAAGGTCATCGAATACTTTGAG AGGATTTCTGGGGTGCCAAAGATTAAAGACAACTATAATCCAGCGACATGGATGCTAGAAGTTACTTCGCCATCAGTGGAAGCTCAACTTGGAATTGATTTTGGACAGATCTATGCTACCTCAACTTTGTATCA GAGCAATAAAAACCTTGTATACACATTAAGTAGACCGCCTCCTGGTTCAAAAGAGTTGTATTTTCTGACGCGTTTCCCACAAAATGGTTGGGGTCAGTTCAAGGCATGCCTATGGAAACAACATCTGTCATATTGGAGAAGTCCATCATACAACTTGATGCGTTCGATGCATATGGTATTTGCgtcatttttttttggtttactcTTCTGGGATCAAGGGAGAAAAAT AGATAACCAGCAGAGTTTATTCACTGTTCTTGGTTCCATGTATGCCGCTGTACTATTTTGTGGGACAACCAACTCATCTTCGGTCATACCATATGTTTCCATGGAGCGGACTGTTCTATATCGTGAAAGATTTTCTGGGATGTATGCATCATTGGCTTATGCTCTTGCACAG GTGACAATCGAGGTCCCTTATCTCTTCGGTCAATCACTTGTATTCTTCTGCATCACATACCCTATGATTGGGTATGATTGGTCAGCCTACAAAGTTTTCTGCTACTTTTACGCATTCTTGTCCACATTAATGTTCTTCACCTATTTGGGAATGCTCATGGTTGCAATGACACCAAGTTTCCCGGTAGCCGCCATTCTACAGTCTGCATTTTACACCATCTTAAACTTGTTTGGTGGATTTCTAATTCCTGAACCG AAAATTCCAAATTGGTGGAAATGGTTGTACTATCTTGCTCCTACTTCATGGTCACTCAATGCGATGCTTACATCTCAGTTCGGTAATATGAAGAAGGAGATCTTGGTTTTGGGGGAAACTAAATCTGTTGAAGCATTCCTAAGAGATAACTTTGGGTATCATTATGATCAGTTACCACTTGCACTCGTTCTTCTTGCGCTACATCCCCTCATTCTTGCTTTTCTATTCGCATACTGTATATCAAAACTGAACTTCGAGAGAAGGTAA